The window AAGTACCTTGGCCTACAGAGAAACTACAGACGCACGAGCAAAGCCACTGGTCCACCACGAAAACGCTGACGCCTGCGGAGCAGCCTTCCCGGACAGCAGAGAAACTACCAGAGCCAAGCCTTCAGCCCAGCTGGGAAGTGGCCTCAGCCCCCTCGGAGCAGAGCCCGTGGACATCAGAGAGATTGTGTGCATTCGAGCAGACCCCTCGGCCAGCCAGGGAAGCTCCCCCGGAGCAGATGCAGTGGCTCGTCACGAACGTTCAGGCAATCGATCAGATTGCTTGGCTGAGTGGAAAAGCACAGACTCCTCGGGGGCAGGACCCTTTGCCTGAACAAAACACAGCGCTAGCCCGTAACCAGGATTCTGTCTGTCGTGAGTTGGCTGACTCAGAGCCAAAGTGAGGTTGGTGAATATGGGAGGCAGGTTTCAGTCGTTTAATGTTTAGGGAGGGGgaatctttgttttgttttttttattcacttccctgagcccagcccctAACCCATGCACATCCCATCCATATTCTCTTGTGACATGAGCAAGGACATTCTCTTAAATCTGAATCTGGCCCAGTCAAAGGGAGAGAGCATCTGTgaccttttcctcttccttttacAAATGGTAAAGCTGAAATAAAGAGTCCACTCTGGGTAAAAATCTCCCAATTCCATTGAAATGGTCACATTACTGATCCAGCGTGTTCAAGCTCCAGGTTTGATTCGTAGGTGGGTTCCTAGGCACAGCCAGGGCCTTGCTCTTGTTActgcatttaaagaaaatggaTCAGtcaggctgccctggcactggagATGTTTCAGGGATCATCTGGTGAGCAGTCAGGTGTGTATCCTTGCCAGACTCCAGAAGCAGGGAAGGGATTTTATGTCACCTGCCCaggtctctgtccctgcagggcgTTGCTTTATGAGGTTTGTCCGTGTGTTTACTGGGACATGCTGTGTGTGTGGTTTGCTCAAGGACAGGGATCGTCTCCAGTGAGATGGGACAGGAGCTCCTGCACTTGCTCAGTGCAGTTTTCTCCAGCAATAGGCCAATAGGCAGTATCCATTCAGGCTCCTTTTTTACAGAGCTTTTTGTCCAGGCCCAAGAAGTGGGAAATCTGGAGGAAGTCAGGGAAAAGAGATCTTGGAAGAAGTCATCTGGGAGTCTTTTCATTCTTGTGTCTTAATCCTTTAGCACAGGACACACGGAGTGTTTTCCTGCACTTGACAACGTAGTGACCCATAAAGTAGCAATAGCAGAGCAGAGTGGGTTCCTGGAGgtgctgagcactgccctgccaggggcacagcGCTCCCTTTCCAATTTCCATCCAGTCTCTTCTAGACCTGTGTTGTCAGCGTGAGCCAGCGGACTGAGCAGTCCTTTCTCCCTTTGCCTCAGATGTGTTCAGAACACGTTCCCATCACACCTGGTGTTGCCAGCAGCAAGCCAAGCCTGTCCTGCTCACTGCACAGAGGCAAGGGTGCCCTAGCTGGATCGGGACCCATCTCAACACTTTCCCCTTGTGTAGCTTCTGGCTTAACTCTTCTACAACCAAAGGAGACTTGAATTAACTGGACTGTGTtggtgtgcatgtgtgtgtgcgCGTGTGCGTCCATCCAACTGAATTGTAGTTCTCACACTGGAACACGgtgggctccagcagctgcctggctttctgtttttctcttctcccttttACAGTGAAGGCGATGTTTAGTACCTGGTGGTCATCGAGCTGGTGTCCAGACTAGGCCTGCTGAAAGCCGCTCACTCAAGCGTTGAGGCAGAAGTTGGTGTGGCTGTGGTGCTCGTGGGGCAGGCAGTAGAGTCCCAGGGACCTGCAGCAACTCGTGACCACCGGCACCCTcgcaggcaggaggaggacaGGCCTCCTTtggtggcactgcctggcctGGATAGGGTTGGTGTCCTGCCAAGGAAACGCTGCTGACCAGCTTTTTCCCACTCTCACAACACATTACCTCTGTAATTACCTGAGCTCCACCGATCTGGGGCCGCAGCCTCGGATCTCCGTGCCGCCGCCAGACCCTTGCGCAGCTCCAGTGTGtgtgtccttctccttctccttccaggCAGAtccacagcccctccccaggaAGGGAGAGTTCAGCCCCCTGCTGACCTCCTTCCTCCAGCATGGGAGCAGGTCCTTGTTCCCACCTGGCTTGCAagtgcctgctgctcccagagcagacAGTCATGAGCTTTGCAGTTTTCTATGAAGGGAGGCAGACACCTGTACCAAGACAAATCCTGATCCGTTCTCATTTCCTGATGTGTGCACCCTGAGACAACGTCCTGCTGTAGAGGCCGGGCGTGCTGGGCACAAGGGGACATTACCAGTGCTATCTCTTCTCTAGTCCGAATCATTTCAGATCTTTGTAGAATAGCTCACAACTTGGAAAAGCTTTATGGCTTATGGAAACTTACttgtttaatgttttttttccgGGAAGACTGGCAGGTCAGTTCCTGCTTGCTGCTGAAACTAGGGAAATGCAAGCAGCTTGCATTTCTGTGTGACTGCTCCACAAAGGGAATCAGGACAACTCAGATCCATTGAGAGAGATTACCTTAAGGGCATTCATTAaggtttttaaacaaaaataaaaaaaaaaaaatggcgTTCAGTATATTAAGTATTTATCATGtgtgagaaggaaaataaatcttgaaTTTACATTTATAAACCTTCCCATGAGCTGGACATAGTCATGTAGATTGTGTAAGTAGGGTTTCCTCAGTGCCAGCACCCAGCTAGCTCCCACTGTAACCAGAGAGGTctctgcactgctctgtccACCTCCGCTTCGCATTGTCACGTGTTAACTAGTTACTTGtttcatgaaaaaataaactgtgaATATTTTTGGTGCAGGCttttttaaatctgtaaaaTGGAGAAGTTCTCAGTGAATTCTCACAAGAGcaggtttgaaaaaaaaatcacttctatAAATCGCGGGCTCACGTGGCAGGGTGAGGCTCATGGCAGCAGCCACCCTTCATGCCAGCAGGTGCTTTCCCAAAAGCTTTTTTGGAGCAGTGAACGTGGATTAAACCTTTGCATGGCATTTTCCACAGCCTACTTTATTGCAGCTACTGTACCCTGTCTCTCTTCTTGTCTCCCTTTTCCACAAGGATCCAGGTTTCTGGCTTCTTAtcttgcagctgctgttggGAAGTTGAGTTCAGCTTAGCTCGGAGGCTGCTTGGCTAAACTGGTGTTGAGGAACTTGATTGAAGGAGGAAGCCAGGAAGCTGCTCTTCCCTCTTTGCTCTTGCTGGAGCCTTGGGTGATGCTCTGTCAGATCAGGAGGGAGTTGTGGTGCTTTGGGGAGTCTGGGCTTTTCTGGGTCACGTAGACAAGGCTTGACCAGCTGTAGAGAGAggtcccagcagctctgcccttgtCCAGCCTGCCCTCatcagggagcaggagctggggaacaGCTTCAGGCAGCAAAACCCTTGTGAAGGAAATGTGGGCATCTTCTGTACTCGAGGTTACAGGTGACTCACTGTGGtggcagctggcagcactgccttggaggaggagagggacaTGTCTGTTTTGAAGCAGTTGGGTTTGTTTGCTGCCATTTGTTGCTGCCTTCAGAATTCAGCCAGTTTGAATCACGAGGGCTTTTAAAAGTAGAGGGTAGAGGCAAAGTAACCCATTCCCCTGGCAGACTCTGTGGGAGACACTGCTGCAGCCTCGTGCTGGGCTCAGACCTGTGCAACAGCTCCATGCCAAGGCTGTGATGCTCTTGCTGGGTTGGAGGGATCCAAGCACCTGGTCACTTAGTCCTGGGTCAGCCCTAATTGCACCCCAGGTGGGTGAGAGGTGACTCCTGTGTTGATTCACTGCTGTGGAGCACTGTAGAGGGAGAATCAAGGGTGTAATTATCTCTGTCCCTTCCTTGGTGTCCCACGATGGCTCACAGGAATTTTCCAGACTCATTCCTGGTAGGAGTAGCTCACTCTTCCCATTTCTGAAGGGGatgcaggctctgctcctgtgcGAACACTTTGTTGGTCAccatccctgctggccctgctcagagcagtggGCTGTGGCCTCCACCCCACTGGAGGACCCACTTTAGTGGGCAGGAGAGTCCCAGGTGTCCTTTGTGACAGAGGAGCCCTGATGAGGGGTAACAGCAAGGTCAAGGCCTTGTGCCCTGTGGGGATGAGGGTTACAGAGGAGGAGCCAGCACGGGGTGTGTGGGATGTGTGGGCAGGATGAGGGGAGCAGGCACAGGCCACTGTTCTGCAGGGCTTGTCCCATCTTCCCCAGTGCCCACAGTCAACCAGGGCTCTGGTGAATCTAGCAGGAGAGTTATCACTGTAAGGAATAATCAACTCACCTACTGCACGTCTGCAGATGCAAATTAGCTCATGGTAGCTTGCTTTATTGCTGTTCTCCAGTTAAACTTTTcctatttaacaaaaaaaagctcCACAGGAACCAGAGTCACTTCAATACACAAAGCATCTGGGTGGTACTGTGGGAGCACGTGTTAATTCAGGGTTAAacccctgcaggcagaggctcTGAAGGCGTGGCTGGTGTTAGAGTTCAGGAGATAAGAGAGATGATTGAATGTAAAGGACATTAAAGAACTAAGGTGAGACAGTGCATCTGCTGGAAAAGCTTCAGCTTAgtttcacagaaaacaaaaacggatgagaaagaaaaagcagcccTAACTTTGATGCTCTTGGCAGTGTGTTCGCCCTGAGCATGCTCTGGGTGTGCCCAGCTCGTATCTGGACACCACAACCAGTGTTGTGACAGGGCAAGGGGAGTTTGAGAAACTTCAGACCTTCAAGaccttctgtttatttttaatttcagcctTAACTTCTGACTTTGCTTGATGTTTGGAATAACCATAATTGTAACCTGCTTGTAATGTGCTTTGCCCTAAATTACTGATGAGGCTTTTTTGCCTTTGCTAGCCAGTGAGTGTTAAAGCAAAGTGGCAAATCGTGCAGCTACTCTGAAAGTATGGGGGGGATGCTGTGTTTGATCTCCCAGGCTTTGCCCGTGCTATTACCCACCCTCCTGTGATAGTGATAACGCTGGTGGCAGCATTTGCAGCCaaggctgctcctcctgcagcagcacagctgggctgatGGGTGCTTGGGGCTCCCAGGGCCTGGGACACGGGACACTGGAGCTTGGGGACTGCTCTGCCACACGCCTGGCTTCAGCAGGAGTCTCACCTGTGGGGTGGCAGTGCCCTTGTTTAGCAGGAGATGGGAGGGTGCAAGATTCCTGCTCCGGGTCCTACAAAAGTGATGTGAGCAAAGTTTGGTGCCAGGGGAACAGGACAGGTTGTGTGAGCTcgggctggaggagcagcagtgatggaCAGTCCCTACAGCACTGAATCTACCTCCTAGGGAAATCTGAGAAATGGGTGTTGCTATGGCCTATTTCAAGGTAAAGTTTTAATCATGTTTGCCCTTGGCAAAGCCCTTGGGCTATTGTGGTGCTATTGTAAACCGTTGGCAGCTTAGCACAGTAGGGCTGGACTCACGGCTCCTGGCCCATGGGCTGGGGCTTCTTGGCCAGCTGATCCCAtccccctggagctggggccgGGCTTCAGCACTCCTTGTGACTGAAACAGGGCAAGGAGTGACTTGGTTCCTTCAGTTTATGGTGGTGTTGAGACTAAACCAGTGTGCCACTGAGCCCCTGGGGAGCCCGTGGAGCCACGTGAAGCAAGCAGGCATCTGCTACTGCATGTTCTTCGTGTCCGTTTGGTACTGAGCTGGtttcagtttttgtttctttttctgatgtttccGAGTTGTTGACTTCAAGGAACTgggttttgtgtattttttgtaGACACTGGGAACTtgttgaaaggaaaagcagcaagcaCCGGGAGGCTCAAGGTGGAGCGTGGCTGGAGCTGGTGGCCCCGGCTGGTGTGGGTGGGAGGTGAGATGTGAGATGTGTTGGCAGCAGGGGGGCAGGCTGGAGGGGCCCTGGAAGCCTTTCAGCAGTGgcgctcccagccctgcatATCCGTGGTGCTGAGCTCACTGCCCCACCAGCCTGCTCGCCCCCGAGACACTGACCATGCTGGGCACCGTGCCTCGCTGGTAATGTCCCCTGCCACCCTCCAGCACTGTGTGCTCACAGCTGGGgacctggctgccagctggccGACGGCCCTGGGGAAGGGGGCTGCCCACTGCCCCTTCCTCACTGCCTGGGGACATGGCGGGACACTCATGGCAGCAGTGTAATTTGTGCTGGAGCCATGAGAGGTTTGCTTGTGGGAAGAACCTCGGTGTGAGCAGCCCCATgctgccttccttcccctccGAGGTCTGCTGCCCACAGGGTGGTGGTGAATGGGGGTCCCCCACAGGGTCCTGTTCTGCAGGCTCAGGCAGAGGGAAACACATCAGGAGTCGAGGATCCCAGCCAAGGCAGAGGCCAGtgccagagcactgcagggggCACAAAGGGGTGCTCAGCCCTGGCCTGGAGTCATCTGTCAGTTGTAAGAAGGAATGCCAGAGCAGGTGAGAGTAAACTACATATTTCCAGCATGTATATTATTTTTAGaagagggagaggggagagtCTTGGACCATTGATTACTTTCATTTTGCTCCCCTTAGACTGTTGGCTGTGTATGTGAAACTTATCATGAAAAGAGGGTTGCCCTGCCCAGGTGCTCCCAGAACATGTACTGTAATTCTTTGTatatagaagaaaaattactgtaaaGTAAAGTTTAACTTTACTCTCGATGTCCTCTTGTGGTTTGTCTTGCTGAGtggggggaggcagggaagggagagccCTGAGGGCCTGGCGCGCAGGGGGGTATGGCTCAGACCACAACGCGTTTTATTTACATTGTACACCTCGAGAGAAGACGCTTAAATAAATCTGCAAAGAATCGAGCATCTCTGAGAGAATAAGTTACTGGCCACCGCTGGGCCACCACGGCTCCCACAAACACCACAGGTGGCAGGGAGGGGGTGCCCAGAGTGACAGTCCATGGTTCCTGGGAGGGCACGGCAGAGCTGTGCcgctctgtgtgccaggagagcagtccggaggctgggctggagccaggcccaACAGCTAAAACACAGCAGGTAAAAACCCGGAGCAGTCCGGTGAGCGCCAGCTGCCCGTCTGCAGCAGCAATTCCCTTTTGGCACGGGGgctcagtggtggcagcagctgtagAAGTAGGGACTGTTCCTCTGGCTCAGGTTGACACCCTTGTCCTCTGGAAGAGAGCGTGAGCGGTGGGCTGCTGGCACGTCCACGCCACCAAAGCTGCTGGTCCCAGCTGTGGGCAGGTGCCCTGGGGAGGGTTTGGTGCCCCATAGAGAAGTGCTGAGGTTCAGGGTCATGGCATGGCTCACACAGCAcggcccagcccagggcaggaggcacagccaggctgagcatGCCTGGGCAGGcctggtcctgcagcccagcaagGCTCCTGGCTCCCAAAGGCCACCATGAGCCAGCTGGGTGGATGTGCTGAGCCCGgcctgagcaggcaggaggatgCTGTGATAGAACTCAAACTCTGTGAGACAATCCCTGGCATggagccacagcagccccaaGGGAAGCAGTGCCAGACCCCCAGAGCTCATGCTCTGCACCcagaggcacagggaagggTGCCAGGGGAGGGCCAGGTCCCTCCTACTCACCTGTCATCACCTGAAAGGCGGAGAAGTTGACGTAGTCCTCGGCCACCTTTTGGAACAGCTCAtctggaggcagaggaggcaTGGCACGTGTGGGTGCCCCcctggcaggcagagcccccagccctgctcagccaggacacagccccagcaaagAGGTACTCACCCACGCTCTGGCCCGTTTTACTGGAGGTCTCAAAGAGGTCTGCTTTGATTTCTGAAATGAGGGCCCAGGTTGGCACTTGCTGCAGGTTCAGCAGATACAGCTCCATGGGCACGTCTGCCCCAGAGTCACCCCTTGGGCacagctgctgacagcaggctggcagggacacagggcagggctcccGGCCCCTTGGCCCAGCTGGCCACGAGCCTGCCCCTGTCAGGACAcgctgtgcccagggaggtcCCTGGCAGAGCCCGTGCCTCACCATACAGGGAGCCCCAGTGCCATTGGACCTGCTGCGGGCCCACGGCAAGGGCAGAGCTCCTCGTGTGGGAAGAGCAGCTCAATCCTCCCTCACTCCCCACCCACTCAAAGCTCCTGGGCCCGGGAAGGGCCAGCACGGCCCGTACCATCAGCGTAGTCCTGCGCGTCGTGGAAGTCAACCCCCCTCTTCCTCCTGTCCTCCTCCAGCAGGTCGCTCTTGGTGCCACACAGGTAGATCCGGCAGCCCTGCGGCAggaacagggatgggagggATGGTCCCCACCACCAGCCCCCCTTGTCCTCACAGCCCCCAGACCCCCGTACCTCCTCACAGTTCTGCAGCTCGTTCACCCAGAACTTGGCTCGCTGGAAACTGCCACTGTCGGTGAGATCTGGGGGGAGCAATCGGGTCTGGTGACACTGCCCCTCAGTGCCCGACCCACCGGtgtcaccaccaccaccccagcCCGGGCCCTTTGccccctccagctccttccccttccaTTCCCCGTGCCCTTACCGTAGCAGACCACGGCAGCCCGGGCTCCCCGGTAGTAGATGCGGCTCATGGCCTCATAGCGCTCCGAGCCCGCCGTGTCCTGCGGGCGACAGGCAGGTGACAGGCTCGGAGGGTCTCGGGTCCCTCACCAGGGGTGGCAAGGGATGTCAGcggggcactggcacagccctgcacttACCCATATGCCCAGGGTCACGGTCTGGTCCCCCACAGTCATCACCTTGGCCACAAAAGCGGCTCCGATCGTCTGCAAGCGAAGCAAGAGGAGCGGTGGGAACCGGCCCGGGCATGCGGGGGCACCTGTCCTGGCAACACGGTGGAAACCGGGGCAGGGACACGGGGGAATTCACCCGAAGCATGCGGAAAGAGGCTGAGACACGCGGGGACCGACCCGCGGCGGCGGGAGGGATGTGGCGGGTCCCAGCCCGGACACGGCGGGGACAACGCGAGGGGACGCCGTCCCACAGACATGGGTGGCAGCATCCCGGGGACACGGCGCGGAAACGGGGGGACCACGGGCAGGACGAGGGGGGGCCACGCGAGGGGCTCATCCCGGGGAGGCGAGGGAGACGCGGGGGCGCCACGCCGGGGCCGCGCGGTGCCGGGTGTCACTCACGTTCTGGTAGGGCCCGGCGCGGAAGCGGCCGTGGGCGCAGCGCTCCACGAGGCTGCTCTTGCCCAcgccctcctgccccagcagcaccaccttGGCGTCCACCCGCCTCCCGCTCATCctcgcgccgccgccgccgcggggcggggccgcaccgggcggggcggggccggaaCCGGGCGGGGCGGGACCGGAACCGGGCGGGGCGTGCCGGAAGTGCGCAGTGCGGGGCGGAAgcgcgcggcggggcggggcggggcggggcgcgcgGGCCGCATGGCGGCCGCCCAGCAGGCGCGGGCCTGAGCGGCGGCCCCGATGGGGAAATACTGCGCCAGCCTGGGCGTCCTCAAGGGGCCCTGGGACCAGGTGTTCGCCGCCTTCTGGCAGCGCTACCCCAACCCCTACAGGTGCGCCGGGGCCCTCCTCGATCCCCGCCTCCTTCCGCCGCTCGGTCCCACCCGGGATCGGTGCCACGCCcggtccccagcccagcccgttCCCCGGGGGTCCCGCGGGCTCCGGCCGGCGGGGATGGGTGTCCCGCACCCCCGGTGCCCTCCCTGCATTAATCGTTCCGTTCCTGGCGATTGCCAGCCCCGGGGGGAGCCGGCGAGGAGCAGGGCGTGATGTTTCCTTCCCCATTTTAGCAAACATGTCCTGACCGAAGACATCGTGCACCGGGAGGTGACGCCGGACCACAAGCTGCTCTCTCGGCGGCTCCTGACCAAGACCAACCGGATGCCGCGCTGGGCAGAGCGCTTCTTCCCAGCCAATGTCGCCCACTCCGTCTACATCCTGGAGGACTCTATCGTGGACCCCAAGAACCGAACCATGACCACATTCACCTGGAACATCAACCACGCTCGTCTCATGGTAGGTGCTGGGCTGGGCGGTGTGTGTGGGGTGGAGGGgacccagcagtgcccatggccgGGCTGTGCCTCCCGCAGGTGGTGGAGGAGCGCTGCGAGTACCGGGTGAACCCCGAGAACAGCAACTGGACCGAGGTCAAGCGGGAAGCCTGGGTATCCTCCAGCCTTTTCGGCGTCTCGCGGGCCATCCAGGTGAGCTCAAGCACTAAAGTTGCTGCTCGCCCCTGCTCTACCCTTCccttgtgctggttttacaCCCTTTCCCGTTGTTCCCCCCTATCCTCATGAGCTCTTGAGGCACCCAGAACCATCACTATGAAAGTCACTGTGATTTTTCCAAGCTAGGATAAAGCCCCAGGGACTGTGCGTGTGACAGGGCTCACACCTTCACTGACTTTTCTCTTGCAGGAGTTTGGTCTGGCCAGGTTCAAAAGCAACGTGACCAAGAGCACTAAGGGATTTGAATATGTGCTAGCAAAAATGCAAGGTGGGCACCaagggcaggctggggctgaccGGGATGGGTCTCTTGGAGTTAGAGGTCACACTGGGAACACTCCAGTCCATGGGCAGGTTGCTGCTTGAACTAATCTGACTGTGAAATTCTCACCCCTTGCCTTTGCCCTGTGTCTTGGCACAGCCTGCTCTTCCCTGAGTGGATCAGGCCAGCAGTGATTGCAGGGCCGGGCACGGGTGTTGTGCAGGCAGGAGGGGGTGGAACGTGGTGACAGTCACACCCCTGCGGTTCCCCTTTGGACGTGCCCTGACCCGCTGGGGGCAGGAGCGCCGGGCTCATCTTCCTCCCCGCGTGGGGAAGTGCCGGGGTGGTGGGGCCGGTCTGGCCGGCACTCCTGGGGGGTTAATGGCTTCCATGTTGTAGGAGAAGCTCCATCCAAAACACTGGTGGAGACAGCCAAGGAAGCGACCGAGAAAGCCAAGgaaacagctctggctgctaCGGAGAAAGCCAAGGACCTGGCGAGCAAGGCAGCCACCAAGAAGAAGCAGTACGTGTGAGGGGCCAGTTGCACCAGGACAGATAGGAGACTCcttagattttatatttttaaagaaactgtATAAGTCTGACAATCAGCTGCTGCTTGACCCTTTCTGAGATGTAATTATCATTAAAGAATCTCCTCCCACCTCTGATTTGGCTGAGGCTGGCCTGGCTAGAGCAGAGCCCCGGGCTGCTCTGCACTTTGGGGgtgcagctctctgcaggaAAGACACAGCCCAGGGTTTTACCAAGTGCCTTTACTATAAAAGTGTCGGGTCTGTACAAGAGAGcggggtggctgcaggagcaggaaggcaGGTTCCTTAATGCACTCATTTCCCCCTCCTGGCGCTCCGGGGGCAGGAGAGCTTTTCTGTAGTCATGTCTGCAGTGGGCAGCACCGCCCCATGCCCACACCAGgcagtccccaggctgcccGTGGGTGCacagggggaggcaggagagtGTCCTCAGTGACAGCTGGGCCTTCTTCCAGCACCTCTT of the Ammospiza nelsoni isolate bAmmNel1 chromosome 16, bAmmNel1.pri, whole genome shotgun sequence genome contains:
- the PRELID1 gene encoding PRELI domain-containing protein 1, mitochondrial, whose product is MGKYCASLGVLKGPWDQVFAAFWQRYPNPYSKHVLTEDIVHREVTPDHKLLSRRLLTKTNRMPRWAERFFPANVAHSVYILEDSIVDPKNRTMTTFTWNINHARLMVVEERCEYRVNPENSNWTEVKREAWVSSSLFGVSRAIQEFGLARFKSNVTKSTKGFEYVLAKMQGEAPSKTLVETAKEATEKAKETALAATEKAKDLASKAATKKKQYV
- the RAB24 gene encoding ras-related protein Rab-24, with translation MSGRRVDAKVVLLGQEGVGKSSLVERCAHGRFRAGPYQNTIGAAFVAKVMTVGDQTVTLGIWDTAGSERYEAMSRIYYRGARAAVVCYDLTDSGSFQRAKFWVNELQNCEEGCRIYLCGTKSDLLEEDRRKRGVDFHDAQDYADEIKADLFETSSKTGQSVDELFQKVAEDYVNFSAFQVMTEDKGVNLSQRNSPYFYSCCHH